Genomic DNA from Euleptes europaea isolate rEulEur1 chromosome 14, rEulEur1.hap1, whole genome shotgun sequence:
GCACAgtgtgtagcggttaagagcggcggactctaatctggagaactgggttggtttcccctcgtccacatgaagccagctggatgaccttgggccggtcacacagttctctccgaactctctcagccccacctacctcacagggtgtctgttgtggggaggggaagggaaggcgattgtaagccgttttgattctcttTGAAAacggtagaggaagtcagcatataaaagctaactcttcttcaacaatttttttcttttttcttttaactcgGCCATTTTTACTTGGATTTCTCTGAAATCAGggcagatgacacccccccccatgaagaTTCTCCATGCCAAATTTCAGCCTGACACCTCTGACATCTCCAAAGTAAGCCGAGAAGGAGATACCCAGTCCCTGTTCCTACTGTGGTATACTGCACCTGAACATGGGAGTTCCATTGTAGCAATCCTGGCTAATAGTTGATAGATTTTTCTTCCATGACCAAGAGATCTGCAGCATAAGCAGCTGTATATGTCCTCCAAAGGGAGTACCATTTTGCTCAGTGAGTCTTACTCCCTGGGAAGCAAATTTAGGAAACAGCCTTAATTCCTTATAGATTGgacacaaggttgccaactcaagcCTGGAAAATCCCTGGGGATTTAGTGGCAGTGCTTGCAAAggagagaatttggggagggacttcacctagaatctatggtataccatggagtttgccctctgaagctcagggaactgatctttgtagtctggagatcagttgtaattccaggagaatctccaggccccacctggaggttggcagccatacagCTTCTGCTCTGGTGTGTGGCAGAATTGCCTGTCCTGCTGCACAATGTGTGAAAGGAAATGGAATGTGTGCCCATTTTAACCACTGGCTTATTAacactgagccccgtggcgcagagtgttaagctgcagtactgcagtcgaaagctctgctcatgacctgagtttgatcccgacagaagtcggtttcgggtagccggctcaaggttgactcagccttccatccttccgaggtcgggcaaatgagtacccagcttgctgctgggggtaaagtgtagctgacctgggaaggcagtggcaagccaccccataaatacagtctgcctaggaaatgtcgggatgtgacttcaccccatgacccggtgcttgcacatgtaAAGTTGCCcagctcccccctctccactggcaggaggtttttggggcagagcctgagggcatggtttggggatcagttgtaacagatctccagctagtacctgaaggttggcaaccctatgcacaggggtctacctttacaCCTATtaacaccaccaccatcatcccACCCCCTCTGATCTTCCAGCAAACTGCTTAACGATGAAGAGAACCGGAAGCTGTTCGGGAAATGTAACCAAAGCCACGGGCACAATTATAAAGGTAAGTGGCTCTCCGCGTCACGCATGCTTCGCCAGCCATCTCCGGCTTTAGACGGGAGCGAAGTAACTCTGTGGCAGGTGCCCGTGGGAGGAGGCAGCCGGTATTCAAACGTGCAGGTTGGACCATCCAGGGGAAGCTGCAGCAGGCCCCTCTCTCTGCCATGAGAGTTTCTGCCCCTCCTTGCGAGAGAGGGAGATACCGATCCCCAACTCTTTGCTGCCCTCTCCCGGCTACAAAGCGGGACTGCTGATGATGAGAACCTGACTTTCCCTTCTTTGCTTTTCAGTGATCGTGACTGTACGTGGACAGGTAAGCGGTTTTGCTCATTTCTCCTTTTGCAAagagcacacaaacacacacacacacaattgagagctgtgccagcgtggtgcagtggttaagagcgggggtttggagtggtggactctgacctggagaaccgggttgatccccatgctgccatggaagcttgctgcgtgaACTTGGGCCACTCACGTgatctcagccaaacctacctcgcagggttgttgtgaggataaaatggaggagaacgatATAAGtaactttggatccccactggggagaaaggtttaAATGAATTAAAGAAGAAATAAATGTGAATTAAATTAGAATACTGTCAGATCAGGCGGTTTTACTAGACCAAGTTTCCTCTGGCATTGTTTCCAACCACCTAGTGGCAGGAAAGCAGGGGAGGAAAGCAATGAGTGGATTGCCCCCTGCTGTTGATTCCCCCAGTGTAATGCCTCTGTACATGAATTCTCCATTTTTTGCTAATCCCCAGTGTAAACCTGCCAAAAATTTGTAGTAGTTGTTTATTCCAAAGCTGAGTTAGTGGCCATCAATACGCTGCTTGCCACGTTATCAGCAGTGGTGAACtgagggctgccccccccccccgctgccctttTTGGTTTTTAGGAGAGTAGTAAAAAACCTTCCAAGCATTTGTCTTAGCTGAAGTTTAGCTCATTGGAAACTTATCTGGATTTTGATGCTTGGGGGCAGGGGGCGTCTTTTGGTATTCGGTCTGTAGAGTAATTATGTACTGTTTCCTTTTTGTATATATCTATATTTCTACCGtctggcttttttgtttgtttggttttggggtttttaactGTGATTTCTATGCTGTTCTAAGCTTCTTTGGGGTCACTTATGCCCAAAAACTGAGAGTAAAGATGTTTTAATAAACACTTtgctttaacttttttaaaatcttgtctTCCAGATGAATCCTATCAGTGGCATGTTCATGAACATTTACAAACTTCAGGAATACATGCAGGTAACTTTGGGTTTCTGACTGAAACCTTTTGCATCTGTAAAGATCACTGACTGCCAAACTACGGCCTTCCGTggctatcacacacacaccccgactactttggggcttcattttcattgtgCACATCTTTtctaacctttagaagtcacttcgcgctctccccgcattttccccgtgttttctggatgctgtttctggcggcatccagaaaatgcggggaaagagCGAAGACATGGATAATGAAAACAAATCCCCAAAGTAGTCTGGGGGGTGATCTCCACAGAAACAACCCACACATAAAAGGTCTAtgaaaaactgaactattcaagagggcttttctaggcagatagggttgccaacctccaggtactagctggagatctcatgaacacatgaagcttccttatactgaatcaaacctttggtccatcagtcagtattgtctactcggaccagcagcagctctccagggtctcaggcagaggtctttcacatcacctacttgcctggtccctttaactggagatgccagggattgaacctgggaccttctgcatgccaaccagatgcactaccactgagccacagctcctcccttacAGAAAGGGGCCATTAGACgctagatctccagccaatagagatcagttcacctggagaaaatggccgctttggcaattggactgtatggcattgaagtccctccccaaaccccgccctcctcaggctctgcccccaaaaccacccgccggtggcgaagagggacctggaaaccctaaatgcAGGTACCAGGGTTGCACTGCGCAGAATGGTTTttcaaacttacttggataaatgattagggacttgTGGGTCTATATTGGTGCATATTGCTTATtgttaagtaggatcctatttatgtaatttctgtaccgcttgagtcgtgtgaatacttatgctatgcttcagtactttctggtggttccagacttccaAAATTCTAATGCATTGGTCACTGAACGTCCTATTTTGCTGATTGTACTGagtcactatgtgtaatctgccttgagtctctgtaagaaaggcggactataaataatgtaaataaagaaaaccCAGATTCTTGGGACAGCACAGCTCAGCACAAACCTCCaccgtagggaaaacagcagcagAATCTCTGTAAACACATCTGACCTAGAAACTGCTTTCCTCGAGACAGGAACCACCAGAAGGAGTTTCTGCCCTGCACGGTTTCTGTTCTTTCCTGAAGTTCTTTAAAAGGCCTAAAATACATAGTCAATTAGGAAAGTGCCTACTTAAGGAGAGGGAAATAACCAATTACTTAAGGAGAGGGAAATAACATTACTTGCAAAAGAATCCAGACCCACTGAGGAATGCTCCTTTcctcttctgcatggaaagctcAGCTAACTGGGCTCACTAcgattgcattgcttattagatgtcacatcctattgactgcattgacttGCACTGTGCAATCCACTtggagtttcagtgagaaaggcaggctaacaacaacaacaacaacaacaacaacaacgagctgtcaagttgcaactgacatggcaacccctcatggggtttcaaggcaagatgcacagcaactctggacttccttggtggtctcctatccaagtactaacagggctgcccctgcttagcttcccaggatATTTAGGCTGCCATAAACatgcaaagaaacaaacaaatagggCAGAAAACCTTCCCCTACCCTTCTCACAACAGATGTGTTGCAACTATCCATCCAGATAGTCTATAGCCAAGTCGTCAGTgggggggcatagggttgccaacctccaggtacaggctggagatctccagccgatagagatcagttcccctggagaaaatggctgtgttggccattggattctatggcattgaagttcctcccctccccaggcttcgccccaaaaacctcccaccagtggcaaagagggacctggcaaccctaggggggcaATGCCCACTATTGCTTACTAGCAGAGGGAGAGCTCAGGTTTGAAAATGAGGAGAAAGGCTGTTTAACCCTAGCCAATCACAGCCTGACAGTCACATCTGTCGTGAGTAACCAGGCAGGATCTGGAACACTCAGCTGTGAATGACtagttctaagaacactttccttccCACTAATGGATAAAATTAGTGGGAATAAAAGTTTCTGCCCTGCACGGTTTCTGTTCTTTCCTGAAGTTCTTTAAAAGGCCTAAAATACATAGTCAATTAGGAAACTGCCTACTTAAGGAGAGGGAAATAACCAAGCACATTACTTGCACTAGTAGCCTCCTGCTTCTTTTTTTGCAACCCAGACTCACCTCTGTCCTTGTTGTCTTCAGGAataaaagacccaacaagagatggattgactcaataaaggaagccacagccttcaatttgcaagatctgaacaaggctgtcaaagataggacattttggataggacatcattcatagggtcgccatgagtcggaagtgacttgacggcacttaacacacacacacaatggataaAATGAAACTTACTTCTGAGAAAACCTGCTGAGGACTGGTTCCTAAACAAGAGAGCACGATCGGTAGAAGCCTCTGACCCCAAGAAATCAATGCATTTTCTGTTGGGGGTGGAAGCTGATTTTctagggccctcccctccccccacctagagttgccaacctccaggtactagctggaaatctcctgctattacaactgacctccagccaatagagatcagttcgcctggagaaaatggccgctttggcaactggactctatggcacttaagtcccctccccaaactctgccctccttaggatctaccctaaaaacctcccaccggtggtgaagagggacctggcagctctacaCCCACCCTTCTGGACAAATAGGAAGTGCTTTTTCACTCAATAAGCAATTAACTTGTGGGATTCACCCCCCACAAGATGGAGTGTCAGTCGCTTGTTTAGTTGGCTTTGAAGAGAGGGAacaaattagggatgccaggtccctctttgccaccggcgggaggtttttggggcggagcctgttgACATCACCTTTGGCTCCCCAATGCACAGCTAGTAgcctcctgcttcttcttttttgcaacCCAGACTCACCTCTGTCCTTGTTATCTTCAGGAAGCAATTCTGGAACCTCTGGACCACAAGAACCTGGACCAGGATGTGGATTTTTTTGCTGATGTTGTcaggtaggtgggtgggaagaaCTGGGAGGGGCACTCCTCAAAATGTGTCTGTTTTGTGCAAGGAAAGTATGTTCTGTGTTCGGAAAGAAATCCAGCCGATCGATATTAATCATTTTGACATACAGAGGAGGCCACTAATTGCTCCACTTTACAGCTGGGAAATTGgcaattaatttatttacttcatttatactctgcctttctccccagtgaggatccaaagtagcttacatcattctcctctcctccattttatcttcatgacTACCCTGGGAGGCAAGCTAGGCTCAATAGGCAGATGCCCAACGCCAGTGGGTAAATTCCCAGCTGAGATGAATTTTGAACTCTGGCCTCTTGAATCCAATTTTATGTCCATACGGGCTCATTTCAGATATTGGGAAATACCATTTGCTTGATTTCAAACAgatttgacttaaaaaaaattagtgcAGAATTTAGAGACTTATTTGGGTAGCAGAGGTTGAAGAATGGGTCAATGGGAAGGTAGCTGGAATGTGCAGCTAGGCAAAATTGAGCAATCTGGATTGCTTGCCCGAGTCCCAGATTAAGATGACTAATTAGCTACAACATTTGTGTAACCGCTCCTGAAGCCATACAAATCCATGACTTACAAAGTCACAGAAGGCTGCCTTTCCTCCTCCAGAGGACAGACAGACTTGATCTGAAGTTAACGGGCAGGTACAAAGGGATCTAGCCCCGTCTATCAATCTGCCTTTATACAAAACTACACATCACCTGCATTTTTCCTTCCCTCATCCATCCCTCTGTTCTTTTTGCAGTACGACAGAGAATTTAGCCATCTACATCTGGCGCAACCTTGAAAAAATCCTTCCGGCAGGATGCCTGTACAAAGTCAAGGTCTATGAATCTGACAAAAACTTCATTGTTTACAAGGGAGAATAAAAATGTAGACACAGCAGAGGCGGCTCTGGCTGGGAGCAGATCTCccatgtgtcatgttaacacttattcTGGATTCAGTTTGACAGTCTTTCATGGGAATATTTGCAAGTGTTTCCATACTTGGaatgctgtggggtgggggggttgggagACAGCCATGTCTGTACAGTCTTTAACCAAAAAAGAACTGCAGACGTTTTTTCTAGTCTGGTGGTTAGACCTGCCAAAATGCTTTTCTTGTAGCTAAGGACAATTTCTTTTTGGCTAAgctggttcacacacacacaggtacacAGACAGCATTCGATAGCATGCAGCTGAAAATTTGGACCGACAGTTTAAAAACAGCGGCAAGGCTCATATATAATAGCCAGCTGGAGTTGGGAGCCACTTGTAATGACCGTTCAGGAAAAACATGTCCGAACCCCGCTTGGTGCTGGATTTGCCTGTGCATTGGGCTCCTCCGCCTGCCGTTTCCAGTAACACCCACGATGTCTGAATGCAAGCCCACAAGTGAGCCAGTGCTGGTACAGGATCACTTTGGGGTGTGCGGACTAACTCTAGTTAATTTGTACACCTGCATTTGTACATCATGCATAACTAGATTTAAACCACAATTCTCAGCAAGAGaagggagaatcatagaatcatagagttggaaggtaccaccagggtcatctagtccaaccctctgcacaatgcaagaaattcacaactacctcccccacacccccacagtgacccctactccatgcccagaagatgcccaagatgccctatgatctgcctaaggtcatagaatcaacattgctcacaaatggcctctgcttaaaatcctccagagaaggagagcttaccacttcccaaggaagcctggagAGAGGaagcattacacacacacacacacacacccatggcaATGTTTTTTGTGAACCCTGGTTATAAGTGACATTTGAATATAGCCCATCTGGTCGCATGAATTATCCTGGGGGATTCTCAAGGTCCTGtactctctccctctgctcacaGCTTGAGAATTAAACACTTCCCCTTTCAAGGCAAATCCTAGTTTGCCTGTGTCAGAGTCTGAAACTACAGTTTATTCTCTTCTGTTCAAACCAGGGTTGAGCCAGAGTTCAGAATCCTTGTTTAGAAGAAAAAGGAACAAACTGCAAATCATTTGCTGCAAAAACAGATGTTGTCACCAGCAAGGGCTGTGCCCAGGGGCAAGAGAGCCTCAGAACACGAATGAACACGCACGGCTCATTCCCATGACAAACCTTCATTTCTCATTATATCTGAACTTTGCCACTCTGTTCTAAAGTGATGGGAGATTCTCTCTAGGGCACTGCACCTATGAGGGTCCATTTGCGCATTTGGAAGCCATCACACATGGTTGTCGCCATCAAATCACGCGCCGACATGGCTCAACCCCCCCACCCGGTGAGCTGTGTCATAGGAGGTGCAAAGAATCTGGCAGCTGATCTTCCTTGATTGAGATGCCTCAGCTGATAGTTAATTGGGCAACCCACGATGCCAGGATTGCTTGCTGGGTTAGTACAACACAAGATGtttcatttcagttttatttaataaacaaaaaccTGGACACGGACCATTTTTAAGGGCTATTAACTTTACGAATGCTGAAGCCCCTGATCCGATAGGAAACTCTACGCTGTATTAATGCTCGGGAGGTATTTCCCACCATTGTTTCTGCCCGTTAATGAGTTAGATGCATCATTTCACAACCATTAACGTCACGGCCAGAAAACAGAGGTTAAAGACTGGGTTGTAGAAAATGGCCCATGGGGGGGTAGTGGGGGCTCTAAAAGGAGGTTAGGTGTCCATCTCCCACAGACAAGATGTGTCCTGCTGCTCCGTCGCCTCTGGTCCCAACCAGGCATACTGCAAACGTGTTTCCGAGAAGCAGAGGGCAATAGACCTGACGTGTGTTTTTCTTGCAAAGTGCCCATATGTAATAAAACTGCTTCAACAAATTTAGCAATCAAAGCCCCTATACACTCAGTAACATCATGTGGCTGATGGGCAATTACACCATTGCAAAGGCTATTTTCAGCACCCTTTTATGGACGAAAGACAAGAATGacttgctccaaaccacccagtTAAGATCATGGCAGAGGCGGAACTCGAATCCAGGTCCAACCCCCAACATGGAGTCCCCCAAGCTAATCTGTATTTATTGCTGCTCTTCTCTCTCATCTGTTCTGCTGAATCAAGAGTATTCTGGATAAGAATATGGTTCGGCTGAAGGCAGTACAAGATGTTTCTCTTCCACGTTAGGCTTGACAAATAAGGTTATTTCTCAGAAATaactgttccacgtgcaggatcAGCTAGGCAGGAAACTCAAACCTCGATGAGAAGAATCTGCCACAGTTATACTCCTGTTTCGCATTTATACAGCACTTCAGAGTATTCAGATCATTTAGCATAATTATCTCTGCagtccttacaacaatcctgttaggTAGGATAATATTATCTCCATATTTTAGATGAGGGAACTGTCAGAGAGTGGCTTACTGCAGGCCCTTACTGACATTacggcagaggtgagatttgaatgaCAGACACTGTACTTTGTCTGGATCTTCGCCAGGAATTAAATTCTTCTTTTGCACCTTCTGTGTATAACAGATATGAAATTATGGAGAATTTGCATCTTCAGAAATGGAATGCTTTAGTGAAGAAGCATCAAAGAGAGCAGGAAATCCCCAAAGCACAGAGCTGCATAAGAGAGCCACTTCTAGCCAGAATACTATAATTCCCTTAAATTATATTTTGAGAAAATATACATGAAACAGCTTCACTTATCCGATAAAGTTCCTCAATCCACTGATTAGGTTCATTCTCCAAGGACAGATTACGGCACTGAGACATGTACCCGATCATTTCTTCGGAAGAGCCTCCTCTCCCTTGTAGACAACTATGTTCTTGTCTGTTTCATACACTTTGACTTTATAAAGAGTCCCCTCCGGGAGATGTTTCTGGAGGTTTTCCCAGATGAACACAGCAACATTCTCAGTGGTACTAGGAGCAAAACCGTCAGAGTTAGTTTTTCAGTCTTGACAACTGCATTTCTGAATTTTGCACACAGGCCAAGGCTGTGCCTACACTAGAAAGAAAACCCTGTTGGTCATGGTGGTTTGTTTTGGTGGCTCGTTGCCCAATGGTGCCCCCTTTACCACCAACACCACCAACCTTCCTTGGATCTTGTCTTGGTTTTCTTTAAATTTTGGGTTTCATCAGCAATACCGTCTATGAAAGTGGATGCAGAATACGGAGGCTGTGCTACAAACT
This window encodes:
- the LOC130487352 gene encoding 6-pyruvoyl tetrahydrobiopterin synthase-like, which encodes MESIAENSKPNATGKMTFLSRMETFAAAHRLSSKLLNDEENRKLFGKCNQSHGHNYKVIVTVRGQMNPISGMFMNIYKLQEYMQEAILEPLDHKNLDQDVDFFADVVSTTENLAIYIWRNLEKILPAGCLYKVKVYESDKNFIVYKGE